The sequence gtaatatctttggttagcttgcctgttagctgaaccgtgaagtcattattaggtaaggTAAACTTCCCTCCTTTTAAAGTAGCTTAGTCCTACAGAGAGATAGATTTTTTATCTGTTGGGCTAGTCTGCTATCAAAGGAGGGAAgtttaccttacctaacaatgacttcacggttcagctaacaagcaagctaaccaaagatattaccattagctacatactgatTGAAATGTGCTGTAAGTCTAATTTACAGTTTCTGTGATCTAGATAATGAATATGAAACGTGCGCTAACATGTGATGGTTGACtacattttacatgttctattttttttatttattcttcagTCATGTTTAAGTTGTTACATCAAATTTGTACTTCTCATTTGAAACAGGACAGGTGCCAGATGTGGAACAGAATCCGTTTGCTGTTCGCATTACACCGGTTTcttagcctcgtacaaatacagttGATAtctaaagacactaaacagttattgtctatatatacaAGGTGACGTGAATTTTAAACACCAGCGGAAATATAACTAAAGAAAACGACTGGTTTTATTTTAAGCACATATTGGCAATGGTCACCAGCATATAGGTTCTATTAATTTTTCAAGTAAAACATTCTTGAGCCTTTATAAAATGAAGCAACTAAGCTAATTCTGAAtctttttgcaattttcatttacttttatttcagatagtgCCACTAAGGATGCCTTACCAGAAAACTTCGTCACGACAAACATAGTTGCATTATCAGTGGTTTCGTTATGTTGTGTGATAGCAATCGTTTCTCTTCTTCTTTCATGTGGCATTTGTGATATTTCAAATGGCGAAGTCAGTGGTGAACTGTCCGGGCCAAATGTGCAAAAAACAAAACCTGCCATATATTACAGTTCTACGCCATCTTACGATACATCTTGTGATATATCACCAAACAAAGCTATGCCATACAACTTAGATCCTAAAACGTGCGACAATTTATCAAGCAGCCAGAGATCACATGCCCAAGTCGCTGTTAACACCAATCATATGGACAACGCGAGCGATTTTGAAGGAACCATTCACAGTCATACGGATAACAtgtgaattcatttttttaaccaCTAGAGATGATTAActtgagaattttgaaataagcaGTATCTTGCCATTGTTTCAAAACAGTATTGTAAACGTTTAGATTAATTTGAAAGACATTCTGATTGAAATTCTGATCAATATTAACTCGCTTGCTCGCCTGATCGTAAAGcagaaaatcatattttaattagaatgtAGAACATATTCATTCGTTTGGGGAAATATGAAGGGCATTTTAACacaaattaaatctttttatagcttattatacagtatgggttttgctaattgttgaaagccatcAGGTCCTCTGTACATTATTGTTAACTCCTAATAGTCCTATGTCTTTTGGTCTctggtttttatattttacgTTATTTTCATGTTTCCGACCAatttaaaacgaaaacaaaactTGGACAGATATGCAAACACAGCATGTAAGCTGGTTGAAACTAATTACCATGAGgacagttttgaaataaaacataactatttaatgatttgattttcaacacaaatttatatcaaatctatcgaaattgaaaaaaagtccggttaaccggttagcgtttttggtattcggtattcggtcgttcgaccgattaaccggttaaccggttaatcgttgacaacactaaaaacaataattttaataacgaAAGTACCTTGTTTCActtgtctatttttatttgtgtaaatcGTCTGTAAAATGAAGCTGATACCGAGATGTTGttcaaagaattaaaaagaaatgaccAAAGTGCATACTTCATTAATTCATGCATTCGcttcataaatacaaatatcagaAGTACAAGAAATTATCAGTATGACCGgactgaaaaagagaaaagaatggaaagaaaacaaaaaggctAAATGATCATGTCCAGTATTTACCagcaagaaaaaaaacatactatcAGTATCTCCTTTATTTGCTTCCATTCAAGGGAATAGCACAACACTATAACTTCTTAAAAGGAAAGAAGCTATGGGATTTACTTTTTATCTCTTTACAGTAACAGTAGAGTTAAgttcttaaattttgataaattggtcATTGGTCCATATGGAGCAGAGGTAACATGAATCGACTGTCCTCACACAGATCCCGTGTTCAAATCTCACAGCCGGAGATGGAAAAATGATGTACTATATtatatgtaacttaacttaactttaatttcaatttcttaaagACAACTAACCTACATATTGTTTGTCTTACTGCATTCCCTCAGTTGTTTGCTATATTTCCGTCATACGTGCATGTACAGTtcctttgattatttttgtcactgggttgctgtctgaatGAGGTTAGCCCCATATCACATTAAATTGTTAATCGCGTaaaattgtggttttttttgaagcggaagaaaaaaatctggcAAATTCTTCGTTAAAAAGTGCGACGTTTTTAATAACTGATTTGTATGTTTATGGAGTTGAGGATTAGTAAATGTGCGTCTTTTTGTCAAGCTGTGCTTCAGATtgaaactttttgtttaattttgtaacgTTGTACATCCAATTTTTGTACGTAAAAATTctaatgtcttcactggggactccAGAGATGAAACCTTATAACGTTAGTTTAGCAGGGAAGTTACTCTGTAGATATTGGTTTCATGTTTTTGCAAATCGCTTCGTGGAAGCAACATCCTGcttcttaaaatatatcatgtttattcactGGCAGAAAGATGCATTCAAACCTTTAATGCACGATACATTGTAGggaattttgcaatttttatgtaCAGAAAACACCCTTTcctagaaacaaaatatatcctATATCAAAAAGTGTTGTCCTGAAGTTTGTAAACGAGCTTGAACATACTTATAAAACAAGTCTTACTGTTGGTAATGacttaaaacaaaaggtccGCACGTATCTCTTGGATAATTCTACCCAAACCTCGTCCTCTCTAACCTGTCACCCATACTCTTCAATCTAATTaagcattttctttcttttaagacACACCATTTCTAAATCCATCACACTAAAGGTCTTTACAATTAATCCTTCTTTAACGCATTCTGACAATCAATTTGTTTCAGCGGTTGTTTGTCCAGCGGcctatattacagtcatattcCATAGAAAAAGTCAATATATGATGCTACAAATCCTTtcgatataaaacaataattttaataacgaAAGTACCCTTGTTTCActtgtctatttttatttgtgtaaatcgttttctttttcattctgTAAAATGAAGCTGATACCGAGATGTTGttcaaagaattaaaaagaaatgaccAAAGTGCATACTTCATTAATTCATGCATTCGcttcataaatacaaatatcagaAGTACAAGAAATTATCAGTATGACCGgactgaaaaagagaaaagaatggaaagaaaacaaaaaggctAAATGATCATGTCCAGTATTTACCAGCAAGAAAAAATACATACTATCAGTAGCTCCTTTATTTGCTTCCATTCAAGGGAATAGCACAACACTATAACTTCTTAAAAGGAAAGAAGCTATGGGATTTACTTTTTATCTCTTTACAGTAACAGTAGAGTTAAgttcttaaattttgataaattggtcATTGGTCCATATGGAGTAGAGGTAACATGAATCGACTGTCATCACACAGATCCCGTGTTCAAATCTCACAGCCGGAGATGGAAAAATGATGTACTATATtatatgtaacttaacttaactttaatttcaatttcttaaagACAACTAACCTACATATTGTTTGTCTTACTGCATTCCCTCAGTTGTTTGCTATATTTCCGTCATACGTGCATGTACAGTtcctttgattatttttgtcactgggttgctgtctgaatGAGGTTAGCCCCATATCACATTTAATTGTTAATCGCGTaaaattgtggttttttttgaagcggaagaaaaaaatctggcAAATTCTTCGTTAAAAAGTGCGACGTTTTTAATAACTGATTTGTATGTTTATGGAGTTGAGGATTAGTAAATGTGCGTCTTTTTGTCAAGCTGTGCTTCAGATtgaaactttttgtttaattttgtaacgTTGTACATCCAATTTTTGTACGTAAAAATTctaatgtcttcactggggactccagagctgaaaccttaTAACGTTAGTTTAGCAGGGAAGTTACTCTGTAGATATTGGTTTCATGTTTTTGCAAATCGCTTCTTGGAAGCAACATCCTGcttcttaaaatatatcatgtttattcactGGCAGAAAGATGCATTCAAACCTTTAATGCACGATACATTGTAGggaattttgcaatttttatgtaCAGAAAACACCCTTTcctagaaacaaaatatatcctATATCAAAAAGTGTTGTCCTGAAGTTTGTAAACGAGCTTGAACATACTTATAAAACAAGTCTTACTCTTGGTAATGACTTAAAACGAAAGGTCCGAAAGGTCCGCACGTATCTCTTGGATAATCCTACCCAGGCCTCGTCCTCTTTAACCTGTCACCCATAGTCTTCAATCTAATTaagcattttctttcttttaagacACACCATTTCTAAATCCATCACACTAAAGGTCTTTACAATTAATCCTTCTTTAACGCATTCTGACAATCAATTTGTTTCAGCAGTTGTTTGTCCAGCGGcctatattacagtcatattcCATAGAAAAAGTCAATATATGATGCTACAAATCCTTtcgatataaaacaataattttaataacgaAAGTACCCTTGTTTCActtgtctatttttatttgtgtaaatcgttttctttttcattctgTAAAATGAAGCTGATACCGAGATGTTGttcaaagaattaaaaagaaatgaccAAAGTGCATACTTCATTAATTCATGCATTCGcttcataaatacaaatatcagaAGTACAAGAAATTATCAGTATGACCGgactgaaaaagagaaaagaatggaaagaaaacaaaaaggctAAATGATCATGTCCAGTATTTACcagcaacaaaaaaaacatactattAGCTCCTTTATTTGCTTCCATTCAAGGGAATAACACAACACTATAACTTCTTAAAAGGAAAGAAGCTATGTGATGTACTTTTTTCTCCTTACATCAACAGTAAagttaagtacttaaatttcaatgtcCATATGGAGCAGAGGTAACATGAATCGACTGTCATCACACAGATCCCGTGTTCAAATCTCACAGCCGGAGATGGACAAATGATGTACTATATtatatgtaacttaacttaactttaatttcaatttcttaaagACAACTAACCTACATATTGTTTGTCTTACTGCATTCCCTCAGTTGTTTGCTATATTTCCGTCATACGTGCATGTACAGTtcctttgattatttttgtcactgggttgctgtctgaatGAGGTTAGCCCCATATCACATTTAATTGTTAATCGcgtaaaattgtgtttttttttgaagcggaagaaaaaaatctggcAAATTCTTCGTTAAAAAGTGCGACGTTTTTAATAACTGATTTGTATGTTTATGGAGTTGAGGATTAGTAAATGTGCGTCTTTTTGTCAAGCTGTGCTTCAGATtgaaactttttgtttaattttgtaacgTTGTACATCCAATTTTTGTACGTAAAAATTctaatgtcttcactggggactccagagctgaaaccttaTAACGTTAGTTTAGCAGGGAAGTTACTCTGTAGATATTGGTTTCATGTTTTTGCAAATCGCTTCGTGGAAGCAACATCCTGcttcttaaaatatatcatgtttattcactGGCAGAAAGATGCATTCAAACCTTTAATGCACGATACATTGtaggaaattttgcaatttttatgtaCAGAAAACACCCTTTcctagaaacaaaatatatcctATATCAAAAAGTGTTGTCCTGAAGTTTGTAAACGAGCTTGAACATACTTATAAAACAAGTCTTACTGTTGGTAATGacttaaaacaaaaggtccGCACGTATCTCTTGGATAATTCTACCCAAACCTCGTCCTCTCTAACCTGTCACCCATACTCTTCAATCTAATTaagcattttctttcttttaagacACACCATTTCTAAATCCATCACACTAAAGGTCTTTACAATTAATCCTTCTTTAACGCATTCTGACAATCAATTTGTTTCAGCGGTTGTTTGTCCAGCGGcctatattacagtcatattcCATAGAAAAAGTCAATATATGATGCTACAAATCCTTtcgatataaaacaataattttaataacgaAAGTACCCTTGTTTCActtgtctatttttatttgtgtaaatcgttttctttttcattctgTAAAATGAAGCTGATACCGAGATGTTGttcaaagaattaaaaagaaatgaccAAAGTGCATACTTCATTAATTCATGCATTCGcttcataaatacaaatatcagaAGTACAAGAAATTATCAGTATGACCGgactgaaaaagagaaaagaatggaaagaaaacaaaaaggctAAATGATCATGTCCAGTATTTACCAGCAAGAAAAAATACATACTATCAGTAGCTCCTTTATTTGCTTCCATTCAAGGGAATAGCACAACACTATAACTTCTTAAAAGGAAAGAAGCTATGGGATTTACTTTTTATCTCTTTACAGTAACAGTAGAGTTAAgttcttaaattttgataaattggtcATTGG is a genomic window of Mytilus trossulus isolate FHL-02 chromosome 1, PNRI_Mtr1.1.1.hap1, whole genome shotgun sequence containing:
- the LOC134709084 gene encoding uncharacterized protein LOC134709084, coding for MPLCSLEKIISIGTCVIQFGYVACRSTADSATKDALPENFVTTNIVALSVVSLCCVIAIVSLLLSCGICDISNGEVSGELSGPNVQKTKPAIYYSSTPSYDTSCDISPNKAMPYNLDPKTCDNLSSSQRSHAQVAVNTNHMDNASDFEGTIHSHTDNM